The Flaviramulus sp. BrNp1-15 genome includes the window GTGCCTTCAAATGCTTTTTCTTCATGCGCTTTTACGCTTTTTATGGTATATGGTGAGTCGCCTGCATGCCAACTCATATCTAGCAAACCAAAACTTAACTGACGCAATGTTTGCATGCCTTCATGAAACGTAGAAGATTCTTTTATTTTATTTACTAAATCCATCGGTATAACTTCACCGGTTTCATAATGTGTTGCAAACAACTCTAATGCTTCTTTTTCGTAACACCAGTTTTCTAAAACCTGACTTGGTAATTCTACAAAATCCCAATACACACTGGTGCCCGATAAACTTGGGTAAGTAGTATTTGCAAGCATGCCATGTAATGCATGACCAAACTCATGAAACAAAGTAGTTACTTCGTTAAAAGTTAAAAGTGATGGCTTTGTTTTTGTTGGTTTTGTAAAATTGCAAACTATTGAAATGTGAGGTCTGCTATTTTTTTCGTCTTTAATGTATTGCGGTTTGTAACTCGTCATCCACGCGCCGTTACGTTTTCCTGGTCTTGGAAAAAAATCGGCATAAAAAATAGACACTAAATCACCCTTGCTGTCTGTAACTTTATAGGTTAAAACATCCTCATGGTATTTGTCTATTGTGTTAATTTCCTCAAAATTTAAATCGAACAACTTTTTGGCAACTTTAAAAACACCATTAATAACATTTTCTAGTTTGAAATAGGGTTTTAACTTTTCGTCATCTAAGTCAAATAGTTTTTGTTTTAGTTTTTCAGAATAATAAGCACCATCCCATTTTTCAAGATGGTCAATTTTATCTAAATCTTTTGCGAAGTTTTCAAGATTTTTAAATTCTCTTTCGGCAGCAGGTTTAGCTTTTTCTAAAAGTTCATTTAAAAAAGACTGAACTTTCTCTGGAGTTTCTGCCATACGCTCTTCAAGAACAAAGTGTGCATGGGTTTTGTAACCTAAAAGTGTGGCGCGTTCATGTCTTAACTTTACAATGTCTAGAACATTATTTTGGTTGTCAAGCTTATCGCCTTTAAAAGATTTTGAACCAGCGGCAAGCGATAGTTTTTTGCGTAATTCACGATTATCAGCATAAGTCATAAACGGAATATAGCTAGGATAATCTAACGTGAATAGCCATCCTTCTTTATCTTTTGATTCTGCTAATTGTTTTGCGGCTTCTTTAGCGCCATCTGGAAGACCAGCCAAATCAGCTTCATCGTTAATTAGCATTTCAAATTTGTTGGTTTCAGCTAAAACATTCTCACCGAATTTTAATTTTAACTGACTTAACTTTTTGTCTATTTCACGAAGTTTTTGCTTCTTGTCTTCAGGTAAATTAGCACCGTTTCTAGAAAAGCTTTTATATTTTTTATCAAGAAGCGTTTCT containing:
- a CDS encoding M3 family metallopeptidase: MTKNILNNSFNTKYNTAPFSKIKDEHYLPAFKKAIKDAKTEIDNIVNNNEAATFKNTIEALDFSGEQLDRISSIFFNLNSAETNKTIQKIAQEVSPLLAEFSNDITLNEELFKRVKTVYDAKNTLNLTTEQETLLDKKYKSFSRNGANLPEDKKQKLREIDKKLSQLKLKFGENVLAETNKFEMLINDEADLAGLPDGAKEAAKQLAESKDKEGWLFTLDYPSYIPFMTYADNRELRKKLSLAAGSKSFKGDKLDNQNNVLDIVKLRHERATLLGYKTHAHFVLEERMAETPEKVQSFLNELLEKAKPAAEREFKNLENFAKDLDKIDHLEKWDGAYYSEKLKQKLFDLDDEKLKPYFKLENVINGVFKVAKKLFDLNFEEINTIDKYHEDVLTYKVTDSKGDLVSIFYADFFPRPGKRNGAWMTSYKPQYIKDEKNSRPHISIVCNFTKPTKTKPSLLTFNEVTTLFHEFGHALHGMLANTTYPSLSGTSVYWDFVELPSQVLENWCYEKEALELFATHYETGEVIPMDLVNKIKESSTFHEGMQTLRQLSFGLLDMSWHAGDSPYTIKSVKAHEEKAFEGTKLYPDVAENCMSTSFSHIFQGGYSSGYYSYKWAEVLDADAFEYFKEKGVFNKTVANKFKENVLSKGGTEKPMILYKRFRGHEPNSEALLKRAGLIKK